Genomic window (Candidatus Woesearchaeota archaeon):
CTCTCCTGATGAAAAAATGGATATTACCGATTTCCAGACGCAATGGCTTCTCAGCCGCCATAAAACACTAACCGAAGGAGAAATAAAAGAGCTTATGCAGCCATATCAACCACTACTTCCCACAGAAAAGAAAAAGAAATTTGAGATTGATAAGGGTAGTTTCAATGTTTCTCAGCAAAAAAGTTATCGGTATGTTCAGCAAAATTTTAGCGAAGAAGAAATACATGAAACTATCGAAAAAAATAGAAAAAAGATTAGCTTGTTCCCATCAAAAAAAGAAGAAGTTGCATCGATAACAACAATGTTTTTTCCATTGCTGAAACTTCAGATTAGGGGAAAAGAAAAGAAATTGTTAGGGTTTTCCTCTGAAACAAAAGAGTTTGACATCCTTGTTGATCTTTATACTGGTGATGTCCTTCAGTATAAGAATGGATCTATGAAAAAAAAGACTGGACTGCAAGATCTCTTTACTTTACAAAAAGATGAGATACTCCTGCTTAAGAAGCTTATTTCAGGGGTAGAAGAAGAAGAAGCATTGGCAAAAATGCTTAATCTGAGTGACTATTTGCTCAAAAAAAATCTTCTTAGTCTTAAAAGAAAGGGACATATCGAGCAAATAAAAAAAGATACTTCAAAGTCACGATGGAGGGTAACTAAACGTTCTTATCTACCGCCCTCTGCTGAAAAGCTCCATACTGATCAACTGAGTTACGGCGTTTCAGAAAAAGGAAAAAAATTACCAGAAAACATTGATCAGAAGCAGGTTATTCTTGCTATTACAACATGGTTTGGTTATGCCATCGTAAACACCATGGTCGTCTATCTTCCAGTTGTGGAAATGATATTACAAGGTAAGCATAAACGGATTATCCAATTTAATGGATTCACGAAAGAGAAAATACAGTAAATCTTTCGTTCACAAACCTTATAAATGAATTCACTATAGGGAGTGATTATTTAGACTTATTTATACTCAAAGACATTAATTTTCGTAATAATTTGTATGTCTTTTCCTAATAAGCAAAGGACATAAAGTTACGATTATTAGTGTCCTTTGCTATAAAACTGATTTAAATTTTAAGAGAAGAAGTCAAAAGATGACCATGGCATCACAACGAAACTGGACTATTTTTTTTTGTAGCGTCTTTTTTGTCCTTGGATTTTCTCTGATATTTTCACTTCTTGGGGCATTGTTACAAAGTGTTCTCGTAAGCTTTGCTTATGAAACACAGCAATGGCTCGGTCGCATTGGCGGCATTATTATCATACTCTTTGGCATCTCCTTATTGGGGCTCATCAGCATTCCTTTCCTCAATACTGAGCACAAATTGTTAGTCAAAAAAAGATTTCAGTCTGCCTATCTTACCTCTTTTCTGTTTGGGGCTGCATTTGCCATTGGATGGACTCCGTGTGTAGGCTCTGTGCTCGGAGCTGTACTTACTTTAGCTATAACACAGCCTACTGGAGCATTCTTTCTGCTTCTCGCCTATTCCCTCGGCTTGGGCTTGCCATTCTTACTCCTTGGACTTTTTACCAATAAAGCACAATCCCTTTTACAAACAGTTAATCCTTGGCTGAAATACCTCCAGATCTTTTTTGGGATTATCCTCATTGGCGTAGGTATTCTTGTGTTTACGAATCAATTGGGCAAGTTAGCCAACTTTGCGCTTGCATCAGACGTTCTCTTAAGGCTTGAATCCTCGACACTAAGCCTCGACTCAGGAGCATCAGTAACCTTGGGTATTGCCTTTTTCGCTGGTCTTGTTTCCTTCCTCAGCCCTTGTGTACTTCCCATCCTTCCAGGATTTTTGTCATACCTTGCTTCAATTGCCGTAAAAAAAGAATAGATTTTTGAAAAAATAACAATGCAAAAAAAAACAATTTTGTTGGGCATAGTCGTTCTATCCATCATCGCTATCATTTACGCTATTGAACATCAAAGAGCAAGCACCCTAACAACCGAGGAGGGAAGCATAGAACTCGTTGATAAAGGAGAACAACGAATTGTAAAAAATCCTACTGAACTCAACAGCACCATAGAATCTCTTGAAGATGAGAATGAAAGAGCAAAGAGAATTGTAGAAAAAGAGAAACAATATCAACGTGCACCAGAATTAGTAGGGATACAAGGGTATCTTAACACTGAGGATGGGCTAAAGATTTCAGATTTAGATAATAAAGTAGTGCTTGTTGATTTTTGGACCTACACCTGTATCAATTGTATCAGAACCTTACCACATCTCAATGCGTGGAATCAAAAGTATGGTGATAAAGGTCTGGTCATCATCGGTGTCCATACACCTGAATTTGCCTTTGAAAAAGAATATGAAAATGTAAGGATAGCTGTTGAAAAATACGGCATTAAATACCCTGTTGTGCTTGATAATGATTATAAAACATGGCGTGCATATCAAAATAGATATTGGCCACACAAGTATCTTATTGATGTTGATGGTTTTATCAGGTATGATCATATCGGTGAAGGCTCATACGATGAAACTGAAGAGAAGATCCGAGAACTTTTAACAGAAACCGGTGTTTCGCTTGATGAAAGTACCAACGTTCAAGATCTAACACCTCAAAAAAGAGGTACTCCAGAACTCTATACGGGCTATGACTTTGCTATCCCCCGTGGACAGAATATAGGAAACGATGAGGGACTACAGCGTAACCAAATGATCAATTACACCTTTCCATCAACCACGAGAAAAAATACCATTTACCTTAGTGGTCTGTGGAAGAGCAACCCAGAAAACCTTGAAAGTAGCGAAAAGAATGGTTCATTACTTTTAGACTACGAAGCGAGCTCGGTAAATTTTGTTGCAATGCCTTTAGAAAATGGAAATCCAGTAAGAGTTTTTGTCAGTTTTGATAATCATCCATTGCCAAAAACAATGGCTGGTGAAGACGTCCAGTTCACCAATGACACCGATGCTGCATTTATTCTCGTCAGTGAGCCAAGACTATACAATGTTATCAAGAGTAATGAGTGGGACATGCATCTGCTCATCTTAACAGCAGAACAAGAAGGATTTGTTCTCAGTGCCTTTACATTTGGATAATGGTACAAGAACCTTAATCATGTAACCATGGTACAAGTAACACAAGCTATCCAATGGATTTCCGTTCTTGGTTTCCTGCTATCAGCGTATGCGCTTTGGGTTGAGTATCATGCTCGAAAAAAATGGTCAAAAAAGCCATACAAAGCATTGTGTGATCTTGCTGAGCAAATATCTTGTACCAAAGCATTTCAAAGTCCGTATGGACGGATTTTTGGCATATCTAATGGGGTTTACGGGCTTATGGTATACAGTCTTATATTATTTCTTACGTGGAGTTATCCCCTGTTGATTGTTCCAGTGAGCTTGATTACTGTAGTTGTTTCAATATATCTCGGTTTTATTTCCTTTTTTAGGATCAAGAATTTCTGTCTAGTGTGTATGCTTATCTATGGCATTAATGTTGCTCTCTTAATTTTAAGCGTTTCCCTCTTGTAATGATTCATAAGATTTATAAAACAACAACCTTGTGTTAGACCTATGATTGCAGTTATCGGAGCCGGTCCTGCGGGGTGCCATTATGCCAGCAAGGTTGATGCTGATGTGACTATTTTTGAAGAGCATAAACGTGTTGGATATCCGGTTGCGTGTACGGGTATTGTGACGAATTCTATCTATCGAAATGTTTCTTTACCAAAAGATCTTGAAGTAAGTCGAATCCATACTTTCAGATTAGTGTCTCCTAATGGCAAATCTGTTGATATTCATCTTGACAAAGAAAACATCGTGATGGACCGTGCTAAATTTGATCAGTGGCTTATGGAAAAAGCACTTGACAATGGTGCAAAACTTTTAACAGGACATAAATTCCTAGGCTATAAAGATGGTTACAAAAAAGATGGTAAAACCGTCATCAAAACGTCTCAAGGAAATTTTACAACTGAAATGGTTGTTGGTGCAGATGGCCCAAAAAGTACGGTAGCGAAAACAGCAGGGCTTTATGGAAAGCGTCAGTTTCTCTCGGGACTACAAGCAAGAGCACGTTACCATGGAGAAATGGGCGTTACCGAAGTTCATCTGGGAAAAGGAGAATTTGCCTGGGTTGTTCCTGAAGACGAACATGTTGCACGAGTTGGTGTGATCGGAACAAAGGTAGCAGGCGCGTATAAAACGCTTCTCAAAGGCTGTAAAATTCTTGAAGATCAGAGTGGCATTGTTCCCCTTTACAACCCAAAACAGCGTTTACGAAAGAAGAATGTTTTCCTCATTGGAGATGCAGCTACCCAGGTGAAGGCAACAACCTATGGTGGGATTATCTATGGTCTGGTTGCAGGCTCGTATCTTGCAGAAAATCCAGAAACGTATGAGAAACGATTTAATGAAAAATTAGGGAAGGATCTCTGGATCAGTTTAAAAATGAGGCAAGCCATGAACACTATGACAACCAAACAGTGCGATGAGTTGGTTCGTATCTTTAACAATGAAAGTACCAAAGCAATTATTGAAAAACATGATCGTGATTTCCCTAGTAAGTTTATTCTTCAGCTTCTTATGAAAGAGACAAAATTATGGAAACTGGGCTTCCAGATATTAGGAAAAAGTCTGCTCACTCGAAAAAGTCTAGCGCCGCGATAACGTGAGTAGGACGTGTTAGTTATTTATTCCTTCTCTTTTGTTGGATCAACAACTCTACCTAAGAATAATATATTTCCTGTTTCTTTTTCCTGAATTATAAAGATAAATGGATGATCTGCTCTAAACATTGGAATTCTTGGTCCTACTGAGTCAATTCCAACAACAACTGCTGTTGCAGCAGCCGCCTCAGTTCCTTCTTCATTAACTTCTACAAATGCTTGGTGGATTACATTTTGGATAAGAAGACTCTTTGTGCCATCCATTCAACAAAAGAAGGAAAAAAATAGTCCGTTTGTCAAAAAAAGGCTTTTTGTAAAAAAGAACGAGAAAAAGTAAATTATTTAAAGGAAGTGACTCTCCTCTTGTCAATGCTCATTTGGAGAGATATCGGCTTTAAGAAGCACGAAACTTGGCGTGACCGTGAAAGAGTTAGTGGTCTTGCGTATGGTTATGCCGAGAGAATTGGTCAATTGCCTAACCCAGGAGATTCTTATGACGCTCCATCCATAGCTTCTTCTATCCTTAGGGCGTATGAGCAATTCCTTGAAGAGACGAAAACTGTTTTGAGATGGGATGATGTTCCTAAAGACAAGCAACGATTCGACCATGAACAACTCATACGTGCAATGTTCGTCGGATATAAAGGCCACTTTGATTCTTCACCTGAAGAAATTGAACAAGAACTAGAGAGATTTTCTGGAACCACATTAGACAAAGATAAAGGGTTGTCATGGTATCATTCAATGGAAGGTGTTGTTGCTTTTTGTGAAGGTGTTCGTTTTACTCGAGAAGAAGCAGTCGTATTTCTCAACACGTTATTAGGGAAGAAAGCTCTTTATGACCCGCTCTATGTACACGAAGCATTAAACCATCCAGAACGATTTAGATTTGGCGAACAATCCAGAAACCCTGAAGAACTAGCTCGAGCAATTGCTGGAAATTATGAACGGTCATTTTCTTATGAGAGAAATGATTCTGGGAGAAATGAAGTGCTAAGGATTAATGATGAACGAACTCTCGCAGAAGAATTTTTTGCGCGAAGAGAAAAAGAAGGAGCATTTCCAGGCAAATTTGTGGTTCATAGTATCGATAGTCAGGCATCTGCAAAAGCCTGGAGAACCTATGAACAATTTGCCACAATAACCGCAGCAAAATTAGGATCTATCGCCACCTATGGTCTTGTTCCCGGAGGAGTTGTCAGTGGTATTAATCCAGCAGAGCTTTATGGCACGCTTGATCGTGCTGATTTAATGATCATGAACTGGTATCCGCGATTTCAAGGAGGTGTAGTCATTCCCGTAGAGCTATTTGCTCAAAATGGTTTTGGTTGTGAATTTACTAACAGCATGTCGGTAATGATTGATGGAGAGAAGGGGACGGGAACAGATGTTATAGCAAGACCAAATGAAGAAGGAATTTTACCTTATTTATCCCCCTCTGCATTCGTTGCTGTGATTCCACGAGAGCTTCAATCAACAACCATAGATGAGATAGCCCGTTTACATGGCCTGTTGCAAAGGTCTTCCCATGAAATACCAAAAACACTTGAACAGTGCATTGGCTATGATCCTAGCCTCTGGAAGAACTTTCATTATTTCAACGAATGGCTGCAAACAACTCCTCAGGGAAATGCTCTCCTTGAAGCAAGAATTGGTCGTCCAGTTTCTGGTTTAAAAAGTACTGAGAAAATTAAAGCAAATATTAGAGATGGAAGATACTTTCAGAATTCATAGAGCCTGTCCATGCCGTTTCTGCTCAACAATCATTATAACCATTTGACCATGTACGGGCCTTCTCGTTCATAACCCAATTTACGATAATATTCGCGAACACCTATACCGCTAATGACAACCATTTTTTTCTTTCCCTGTATTTTTGCAATATCTTCAGCTTTTGCCATAAGCTGTTTTCCAATACCTTTATGCTGTACCTTTGCTGTTTCTCGCGTTCCTATTGCTACGGCACTTCCATAGACATGGAGTTCTCGAATAAGCCCGCTCTGTAACGTAATAGCAGAATGTAAAGATCGTGGAGGCAAGCGTAATCGAACAAACCCCAATAAGCTATCCTCTGCTTCTATACTGATAAAAAATTCCTTACCTTTACTTGCGTTATATTCCCGTATAATCAGTTGGGGAGTTGCGTTGATAGCAAGAGTTCTTGCTTCTCGGCAACGGATACATCGGCATCGTATACCTTGTTGCTTGGCTAATTGATCAACATACTGTCGAAGGTTAGTTTTATCAACACCTGCCTCAGTAACATAGGTTGGAATATCACGCTGAACACGCATAATACGACAATATTCAGGGACGAATTGTTTTGCCTCAACAATCAGCTCTGCTGCCTCAGGAGTCGTTAATGGTTGGAATATTCCTGTTTTGTAGTCTCGTTCAAGTGCTGTCCCTGGCATAACTAAACAAGGGTAGATTTTAAGCATGTCTGGCTGATATGCCTCATCGGTAAAAAGGGTCTTTAAACTGACAAGATCCTCTTCTTTGCTCAAGCGTTTTCCCTCTTTCCCCGGTAAACCAGGCATCATATGAAAATTTAATTTGAATCCTAAATCACGGAGATCTGCAATACTCTTTTTTGTATCTGCAAGGGTATGACCACGGTTAACTTTTTTGAGAACTTCATCATAAATCGTTTGTACACCCAGTTCAATTCGGGTTGCGCCAAGATCAAGAAGTTTTATGCCCTGTGCAGCAAAAGCCCAGTCTGGTTTAGTCTCTATGGTTAGTCCGATGCATCGAATAAAAGAATTTTCGTTTATTGTTTGCTCTTCTTCCAATGTTTTTTTTTCTTTATCTTTAATGGCCAGAATCTTCTCGGTAATTCTTTGTTCACGGTACTGATCATGCTTATCATTGTGAGAGGCAGGCAGCTCAAAGAAGGCTTTGAATGCAGACAAATTGAGGACTCCATTTT
Coding sequences:
- a CDS encoding cytochrome C biogenesis protein, which gives rise to MTMASQRNWTIFFCSVFFVLGFSLIFSLLGALLQSVLVSFAYETQQWLGRIGGIIIILFGISLLGLISIPFLNTEHKLLVKKRFQSAYLTSFLFGAAFAIGWTPCVGSVLGAVLTLAITQPTGAFFLLLAYSLGLGLPFLLLGLFTNKAQSLLQTVNPWLKYLQIFFGIILIGVGILVFTNQLGKLANFALASDVLLRLESSTLSLDSGASVTLGIAFFAGLVSFLSPCVLPILPGFLSYLASIAVKKE
- a CDS encoding thioredoxin family protein, which codes for MQKKTILLGIVVLSIIAIIYAIEHQRASTLTTEEGSIELVDKGEQRIVKNPTELNSTIESLEDENERAKRIVEKEKQYQRAPELVGIQGYLNTEDGLKISDLDNKVVLVDFWTYTCINCIRTLPHLNAWNQKYGDKGLVIIGVHTPEFAFEKEYENVRIAVEKYGIKYPVVLDNDYKTWRAYQNRYWPHKYLIDVDGFIRYDHIGEGSYDETEEKIRELLTETGVSLDESTNVQDLTPQKRGTPELYTGYDFAIPRGQNIGNDEGLQRNQMINYTFPSTTRKNTIYLSGLWKSNPENLESSEKNGSLLLDYEASSVNFVAMPLENGNPVRVFVSFDNHPLPKTMAGEDVQFTNDTDAAFILVSEPRLYNVIKSNEWDMHLLILTAEQEGFVLSAFTFG
- a CDS encoding vitamin K epoxide reductase family protein, with the translated sequence MVQVTQAIQWISVLGFLLSAYALWVEYHARKKWSKKPYKALCDLAEQISCTKAFQSPYGRIFGISNGVYGLMVYSLILFLTWSYPLLIVPVSLITVVVSIYLGFISFFRIKNFCLVCMLIYGINVALLILSVSLL
- a CDS encoding NAD(P)/FAD-dependent oxidoreductase encodes the protein MIAVIGAGPAGCHYASKVDADVTIFEEHKRVGYPVACTGIVTNSIYRNVSLPKDLEVSRIHTFRLVSPNGKSVDIHLDKENIVMDRAKFDQWLMEKALDNGAKLLTGHKFLGYKDGYKKDGKTVIKTSQGNFTTEMVVGADGPKSTVAKTAGLYGKRQFLSGLQARARYHGEMGVTEVHLGKGEFAWVVPEDEHVARVGVIGTKVAGAYKTLLKGCKILEDQSGIVPLYNPKQRLRKKNVFLIGDAATQVKATTYGGIIYGLVAGSYLAENPETYEKRFNEKLGKDLWISLKMRQAMNTMTTKQCDELVRIFNNESTKAIIEKHDRDFPSKFILQLLMKETKLWKLGFQILGKSLLTRKSLAPR
- a CDS encoding tRNA uridine(34) 5-carboxymethylaminomethyl modification radical SAM/GNAT enzyme Elp3, with amino-acid sequence MNAFFDELIAWIKVAQPTRGELEAKKLLLCRKHSMRRIPTTIEVYLHASDADGVLIRPYVQTKPTRTGSGVAVVATMTKPFNCPHGSCTFCPGGLNSFFGDTPKSYTGREPSTMRGRRNEYDAYRIVFNRLEQYILLGQNPDKVDQIIMGGTFTAFPLAYQQDYVYYSFKAYNDFSQLFYENGVLNLSAFKAFFELPASHNDKHDQYREQRITEKILAIKDKEKKTLEEEQTINENSFIRCIGLTIETKPDWAFAAQGIKLLDLGATRIELGVQTIYDEVLKKVNRGHTLADTKKSIADLRDLGFKLNFHMMPGLPGKEGKRLSKEEDLVSLKTLFTDEAYQPDMLKIYPCLVMPGTALERDYKTGIFQPLTTPEAAELIVEAKQFVPEYCRIMRVQRDIPTYVTEAGVDKTNLRQYVDQLAKQQGIRCRCIRCREARTLAINATPQLIIREYNASKGKEFFISIEAEDSLLGFVRLRLPPRSLHSAITLQSGLIRELHVYGSAVAIGTRETAKVQHKGIGKQLMAKAEDIAKIQGKKKMVVISGIGVREYYRKLGYEREGPYMVKWL